One Electrophorus electricus isolate fEleEle1 chromosome 10, fEleEle1.pri, whole genome shotgun sequence genomic region harbors:
- the LOC113574791 gene encoding E3 ubiquitin-protein ligase HECW1 isoform X4 has protein sequence MLMSPNWTDSRRRKWECSATWMPDWVKVLKPVVRQEVTQDLGNRRLISFSLSDIQAVGLKKGMFFNPDPYLKIAIQPGKHSIFPALSHHGQEKRSGIICNTVNPIWKREQFSFVSLPTDVLEIEVKDKFAKSRPIIKRFLGKLSMPVQRLLEKHAIGDRVVSYALGRRLPTDHVSGQLQFRFDITSSIHHDDEDVSVRAEPDSAEAQEQQAADEQDMGPAAAADLSAEDSLSVGPDVAELPEDDCIDVEAESPICTASPTKSSNLCPADAESGVEGTEETGEAVVVAEETGSNEGEDLCNKVQLEGTEEQSHEEPAEEPEEVEQEAPEVGVVVLDASGDEAAYEVGIADEVTVEEGVATEMGGAISLEQTDMSKEGDRSTLKRLGMRRRPCSLPVSELETVIASACVEPETPRSHYIRIHHLLHSLPSAQEHSHNQDSEEELVLKPMQDKEEEVEENEEGVSEAQSPSLVLECPGPCCRRILPRSLSIERLSELNQLLEGESPSPLTPHPDSDDGDADSSRACRRAPRGSECELCDNSCYSTSCYSTSCYSTSCYSNSGYEGRNRLCSHTRLSSVDSTRLSESTVFSSQEEEEEDNSAFESVPDSMQSPEMRELGAGSTQWSEDQSEAGQQIGEQGEESPEPGPSVRSSGASHLPCSHHAVTQLPALRNNPQHNPSVDELLPPNWEARIDSHGRVFYVDHVNRTTTWQRPSHAAKCPSMQRSNSIQQMEKLNRRYQNIQRTMASEEEQEGQSVEGGSSTEPESGLAPQPADLRREGSSSSSSSSSSSSSPVSNQKVTLLLQCPAVKFVTHPEFFTVLHANNGAYRMFTNSTCLKHMILKIRRDARNFERYQHNRDLVTFLNKFADTQLELPRGWEIRTDPQRKSFFVDHNSRATTFIDPRIPFQNGRLPNHLTHRQHLHRLRSYSAGEASDVSRSRGTSLMARSGNSLATSIRSQYQNESVPLAYSEKIVAFLRQPNILEMLQERQPSLTRNHTLREKIHYIRTEGPQGVERLSCDADLVMLLSLFEEEIMSYIPTHHFHPSLSFSPRGSPGSSPQNSPGPQRARAPAPYRRDFEAKLRNFYRKLEAKGYGQGPGKIKLIIRRDHLLEGTFNQVMAYSRKELQRNKLYITFMGEEGLDYSGPSREFFFLLSQELFNPYYGLFEYSANDTYTVQISPMSAFVENHLEWFRFSGRILGLSLVHQYLLDAFFTRPFYKALLRLPTDLSDLEYLDEEFHQSLQWMKDNNITDILDLTFTVNEEVFGQVTERELKSGGSNIQVTEKNKKEYIERMAKWRVERGVVQQTEALVRGFFEVVDSRLVSVFDARELELVIAGTAEIDLIDWRSNTEYRGGFHDGHIVIRWFWAAVAHFNNEQKLRLLQFVTGTSSVPYEGFAALRGSNGPRRFCIEKWGKITSLPRAHTCFNRLDLPPYPSYSMLYEKLLTAVEETSTFGLE, from the exons gtgttgaagCCCGTTGTGAGACAGGAAGTAACTCAGGATCTGGGAAACAGGAGGCTCATAAGCTTCTCCCTGTCAG ACATCCAAGCAGTGGGTCTGAAGAAGGGAATGTTCTTCAATCCTGATCCATATTTGAAAATAGCAATCCAGCCAGGAAAGCACAGCATCTTCCCTGCTCTCTCCCACCATGGCCAAGAAAAGAGATCTGGCATTATCTGCAACACTGTCAACCCTATCTGGAAGAGAGAG CAATTTAGTTTTGTCTCCCTGCCCACGGATGTTTTGGAGATCGAGGTGAAGGACAAGTTTGCCAAGAGCAGACCCATCATTAAACGCTTTCTGGGAAAACTCTCTATGCCTGTGCAGAGGCTTCTGGAAAAGCATGCTATCGG TGATCGTGTGGTGAGCTATGCTCTAGGGCGCAGGTTACCAACAGATCATGTCAGTGGCCAGCTGCAGTTTCGGTTTGATATAACATCCTCCATTCATCATG ATGACGAGGACGTGTCTGTCAGGGCAGAGCCAGACAGCGCAGAGGCCCAAGAGCAGCAGGCAGCAGATGAGCAGGACATGGgcccagcagcagctgctgacCTTTCAGCAGAGGATTCACTGAGTGTGGGGCCAGACGTAGCTGAGCTTCCCGAGGATGACTGTATAGATGTGGAGGCAGAGAGCCCCATTTGCACTGCTTCCCCCACCAAGTCCAGCAACCTCTGCCCTGCTGATGCTGAGTCTGGAGTTGAGGGAACCGAGGAGACTGGTGAAGCAGTGGTGGTGGCAGAGGAAACGGGAAGCAATGAAGGGGAAGATTTATGCAACAAGGTTCAGCTGGAGGGAACAGAGGAGCAGAGCCATGAGGAACCAGCTGAAGAACCAGAAGAGGTGGAGCAGGAAGCGCCAGAGGTGGGTGTGGTGGTTCTGGACGCTTCTGGGGATGAAGCTGCCTATGAGGTGGGTATAGCAGATGAGGTCACTGTAGAGGAGGGCGTAGCCACAGAGATGGGAGGGGCTATCAGCCTGGAGCAGACAGATATGAGTAAGGAGGGAGACAGAAGCACGCTGAAGCGCCTTGGCATGAGACGACGGCCCTGCTCGCTGCCTGTGTCTGAGCTTGAGACGGTCATTGCATCTGCCTGCGTGGAGCCTGAGACGCCACGCTCGCACTACATCCGCATCCACCACCTGCTGCACAGCCTGCCCTCAGCCCAGGAGCACTCCCACAATCAGGACAGTGAGGAGGAGCTCGTCCTAAAGCCCATGCAAGACAAAGAAGAGGAGGTGGAAGAGAACGAGGAAGGAGTGTCCGAGGCTCAGTCTCCCTCATTGGTGCTAGAGTGCCCCGGACCCTGCTGTCGGAGGATACTGCCTCGGAGCCTGTCCATTGAGCGGCTGTCTGAGCTGAACCAGCTCCTGGAGGGGGAAAGCCCTTCACCACTCACCCCACACCCAGACAGCGATGATGGGGATGCGGACAGCAGCAGGGCATGCAGGAGGGCTCCCAGGGGGAGCGAATGTGAACTGTGCGACAACTCCTGCTACAGCACGTCTTGTTACAGCACCTCCTGTTACAGCACCTCCTGTTACAGCAACTCAGGCTACGAGGGCCGTAACCGCCTGTGCAGCCACACACGCCTCTCATCCGTGGACAGCACGCGCCTGTCAGAGAGCACCGTCTTCTCctcacaggaggaggaggaggaggataaCAGTGCTTTTGAATCAGTGCCAGACTCTATGCAGAGCCCCGAAATGAGGGAGCTGGGAGCTGGCTCAACCCAGTGGAGCGAGGACCAGAGCGAGGCAGGTCAGCAGATAGGAGAGCAGGGTGAGGAATCCCCAGAGCCTGGACCCAGTGTCAGGTCATCAG GCGCTAGCCATTTGCCATGCAGTCATCATGCAGTCACTCAACTACCTGCTTTGCGAAACAACCCCCAACATAACCCAAGTGTTGATGAGCTGTTGCCACCAA ACTGGGAAGCAAGGATAGACAGTCATGGCCGTGTGTTTTACGTGGATCATGTGAATCGGACCACCACCTGGCAAAGGCCCAGCCATGCAGCAAAATGTCCCAGTATGCAAAGATCTAACTCCATCCAGCAGATGGAGAAACTCAACAGAAG GTATCAGAACATCCAGAGGACCATGGCAAGCGAGGAAGAGCAGGAGGGTCAGAGTGTCGAGGGCGGCAGCAGCACAGAGCCTGAGAGCGGCCTCGCCCCTCAGCCTGCTG ATCTGCGAAGAGagggctcctcctcctcctcctcctcctcttcttcctcctcctcaccagTCAGCAACCAGAAGGTAactctgctgctgcagtgcCCAGCAGTCAAGTTTGTCACCCACCCCGAATTCTTCACAGTCCTCCACGCCAACAAT GGAGCCTACCGGATGTTTACCAATAGTACCTGCCTAAAGCACATGATTCTGAAAATCCGGCGAGACGCACGCAACTTTGAGCGCTACCAACATAACCGTGACCTTGTAACATTCCTCAACAAGTTTGCAGACACCCAGCTGGAGCTCCCCAGGGGCTGGGAGATCAGAACAGACCCCCAGCGCAAG TCATTCTTTGTGGACCACAACAGTCGAGCCACCACTTTCATTGACCCCAGAATTCCCTTTCAGAATGGGAGGCTGCCcaatcatctcacacacaggcaacacCTTCACAGACTGCGCAGCTACAGTGCTGGAGAG GCGTCTGATGTGTCTCGGAGTAGAGGCACCTCTCTCATGGCCAGGTCTGGGAACAGCCTGGCAACATCCATCAGGAGCCAGTACCAGAACGAATCTGTGCCCTTAG CATACAGTGAGAAGATTGTGGCTTTTCTCCGCCAGCCGAACATCCTGGAGATGCTGCAGGAGAGGCAGCCTAGTTTAACCCGCAATCACACACTCAG GGAGAAGATCCATTACATCCGGACAGAGGGACCTCAGGGTGTGGAAAGGCTGTCATGTGATGCAGACCTGGTTATGTTGTTAAG TTTGTTTGAAGAGGAGATCATGTCGTACATCCCCACTCACCACTTCCATCCCAGCCTCAGCTTCTCTCCACGGGGCTCTCCTGGATCGTCACCCCAGAACTCACCAG GACCTCAGAGAGCCAGAGCGCCTGCACCATACCGCAGAGACTTTGAAGCCAAGCTGCGTAATTTTTACAGGAAGCTTGAGGCCAAGGGCTATGGCCAGGGGCCAGGGAAAATCAA GCTGATCATCAGAAGAGATCATCTGCTTGAAGGTACCTTTAACCAGGTGATGGCCTACTCTCGCAAGGAGCTCCAAAGGAACAAGCTATACATTACCTTTATGGGAGAGGAGGG tCTGGACTACAGTGGGCCTTCACGAGAGTTCTTCTTCCTGCTGTCTCAGGAGCTCTTTAACCCTTACTATGGCCTGTTTGAGTACTCAGCCAATGACACCTACACTGTGCAGATTAGCCCTATGTCCGCCTTCGTAGAGAATCATTTAGAATG GTTTCGCTTCAGTGGGCGTATTCTGGGTCTGTCTCTGGTCCATCAGTACCTGCTGGATGCTTTCTTTACACGGCCATTCTACAAGGCCCTTCTTCGGCT ACCGACTGATCTAAGTGATTTAGAATATCTGGATGAGGAGTTTCACCAGAGCCTTCAGTGGATGAAAGACAATAACATCACAGACATTCTGGACCTGACGTTCACTGTGAACGAGGAGGTATTTGGACAG GTAACGGAGAGAGAGTTGAAGTCAGGAGGATCCAACATCCAGGTGACCGAGAAGAATAAGAAGGAGTACATTGAACGAATGGCCAAATGGCGGGTGGAGAGGGGTGTGGTGCAACAGACAGAAGCACTGGTTCGAGGTTTCTTCGAG gTTGTAGACTCACGTCTGGTGTCAGTTTTTGATGCTCGGGAGCTGGAGCTAGTCATTGCAGGGACAGCAGAAATTGATCTGATTGACTGGCGATCCAACACTGAATACAGAGGAG GCTTTCATGATGGACACATTGTGATCCGATGGTTCTGGGCAGCAGTGGCGCACTTTAATAATGAACAGAAGCTGCGACTACTGCAGTTTGTGACAGGCACGTCCAGTGTGCCTTATGAGGGCTTTGCTGCACTGCGTGGGAGCAATGGCCCACGTCGCTTCTGCATCGAGAAGTGGGGCAAGATCACCTCTTTACCCAG GGCCCACACATGCTTTAATCGCCTTGATCTGCCTCCATACCCTTCATATTCCATGCTGTATGAAAAACTGCTGACTGCTGTAGAAGAGACCAGCACTTTTGGTCTGGAGTGA